One Leisingera thetidis DNA window includes the following coding sequences:
- the tnpC gene encoding IS66 family transposase yields the protein MSVEATPLPNDPAVLKAMIAALQAENQKMSASLRAHDLLVQALRVRIARLQKQKFGSSSEKIEREIEQLELALEDLQVALAEADELPPEGDDEPETDNQTPEPAEPRESRRRRPKVSQDTPRERRELDPGDSCPDCGGDLRVVGEDVSELIDMIAAQLKVIEIARIKKSCRRCERMVQSPAPSRPIPRSMAGPNLLAYVLTSKFDDHVPLYRQNEIFARMGADIPDTTLVDWCGGAMKTLAPLIEKIEAEIMASNLLHADDTPIRVLDRGRRDKGLGKGVKKGRIWAYVRDQRPWAGTAPPGAVYHFAPDWKEEHVLAHLSETSGILQADGYKGYAKLYAADLDGKSQFREAACWAHLRRDFHDVWTATKSAIAREALDRIGKLYDIEREISGKPAELRLAVRQKESKPKVDAFRDWAERQLTRIPGKSDLAKAFRYGLSRWASFTLFLEDGRVAIDNNPAERALRPIGVGRRNWLFAGSDTGGETLARAMTVIETAKMNGLDPQAYLADVLDRIHDHMVNRLAELLPWNWKPADQKRSEAA from the coding sequence ATGTCCGTAGAAGCCACGCCTCTCCCCAATGATCCCGCCGTTCTGAAGGCGATGATCGCCGCGTTGCAGGCGGAAAACCAAAAGATGTCCGCCAGTTTGCGGGCGCATGATCTGCTGGTTCAGGCGCTGCGCGTCCGGATTGCCAGATTGCAGAAGCAGAAATTCGGCTCCAGTTCGGAAAAGATCGAGCGGGAGATCGAGCAACTGGAACTGGCGCTGGAGGACCTGCAGGTTGCGCTCGCCGAGGCGGATGAACTGCCGCCGGAGGGCGATGATGAGCCGGAGACGGACAACCAGACCCCGGAACCAGCCGAACCGCGGGAGTCGAGGCGCCGCCGTCCGAAGGTGTCGCAGGACACGCCGCGCGAACGCCGCGAGCTTGACCCCGGCGACAGTTGCCCGGATTGCGGGGGCGATCTGCGTGTGGTCGGGGAGGATGTCAGCGAGCTGATCGACATGATTGCAGCCCAGCTGAAGGTCATCGAGATCGCGCGTATCAAGAAATCCTGCCGGCGCTGCGAGCGTATGGTTCAAAGCCCGGCACCCAGCCGTCCGATCCCACGGAGCATGGCGGGCCCGAACCTTCTGGCTTATGTGCTGACCTCGAAGTTCGACGACCACGTGCCGTTGTATCGTCAGAACGAGATCTTCGCCCGCATGGGGGCAGACATCCCTGACACGACCCTGGTCGACTGGTGCGGCGGGGCAATGAAGACGCTGGCGCCGCTGATCGAGAAGATCGAGGCCGAGATCATGGCCAGCAATCTTCTGCACGCAGATGACACGCCCATCCGGGTTCTCGATCGCGGCCGCCGCGACAAGGGGCTCGGAAAGGGCGTCAAGAAAGGCCGGATCTGGGCCTATGTCCGGGATCAGCGCCCATGGGCGGGCACGGCCCCGCCGGGTGCGGTCTATCACTTTGCCCCGGACTGGAAGGAAGAGCATGTCCTCGCCCATCTTAGCGAGACCAGCGGCATTCTCCAGGCTGATGGCTACAAGGGGTATGCCAAGCTCTATGCCGCGGACCTGGACGGCAAGAGCCAGTTCCGGGAGGCCGCGTGCTGGGCGCATCTTCGCCGCGACTTTCACGATGTCTGGACCGCGACGAAATCCGCAATCGCGCGCGAGGCGCTCGACCGTATCGGCAAGCTCTACGACATCGAACGGGAAATCAGCGGCAAGCCTGCCGAACTGCGGCTGGCCGTGCGCCAAAAGGAAAGCAAGCCCAAGGTTGATGCGTTCCGGGACTGGGCCGAAAGGCAGCTCACCCGTATTCCCGGTAAGAGTGATCTGGCCAAGGCGTTCCGCTACGGGCTGAGCCGCTGGGCTTCATTCACGCTGTTTCTGGAGGACGGGCGCGTGGCCATCGACAACAATCCCGCCGAGCGCGCGCTGCGGCCCATTGGCGTTGGCAGGCGGAACTGGCTATTCGCGGGTTCGGATACCGGCGGTGAAACGCTCGCCCGCGCCATGACCGTCATCGAGACGGCAAAGATGAACGGCCTCGATCCGCAGGCCTACCTCGCAGATGTCTTGGACCGTATCCACGATCACATGGTCAACCGGCTGGCCGAATTACTCCCTTGGAACTGGAAGCCGGCAGATCAGAAACGCAGCGAGGCTGCGTGA
- a CDS encoding IS3 family transposase (programmed frameshift) — MSKRKNHSPEFKAKVALEALKGERTVAELASQFGVHPTMIHSWKRALLEGASGVFERGGKKTPEIDEEQVKELHAKIGELAVANDFLFTKAQTVDRQVRRKMIEPANANLPIGKQCKLLSISRSSFYYQPKGETALNLMLMRRIDEQFLETPFFGVRQMTWHLRNEGHLVNEKRIRRLMRVMGLMSIYQKPNTSKAAKGHKTYPYLLRGLRVGRPNQVWAADITYLPMRKGFLYLVAIIDWHTRKVLAWRISNTLEADFCVEALNEAIHKFGPPEIMNTDQGSQFTSFAWTDRLRRSGVRISMDGKGRFLDNIFVERLWRSLKYECVYLHAWETGSEAKAGVGRWIEFYNRKRPHSALGGKPPAVVYWLRKDETQPGQQRQKVA, encoded by the exons ATGTCGAAACGGAAGAACCATTCGCCTGAGTTCAAGGCCAAGGTCGCGCTTGAGGCTTTGAAGGGCGAGCGGACTGTTGCAGAGCTGGCAAGCCAATTTGGCGTTCATCCGACGATGATCCACAGCTGGAAGCGGGCGCTCCTGGAGGGCGCGTCCGGCGTGTTCGAGCGTGGCGGCAAGAAAACCCCGGAGATTGACGAAGAGCAGGTCAAAGAGCTGCACGCTAAGATTGGGGAGCTGGCCGTTGCCAACGATTTTTTGT TCACGAAAGCTCAAACCGTGGATCGGCAAGTGAGGCGGAAAATGATCGAGCCTGCCAATGCCAATCTGCCCATTGGCAAGCAGTGCAAGCTGCTGTCGATCTCGCGGTCGTCGTTCTATTATCAACCCAAAGGCGAGACGGCTCTGAACCTGATGCTGATGCGTCGGATCGACGAACAGTTCCTGGAAACGCCGTTCTTCGGTGTGCGGCAGATGACTTGGCATCTGCGCAATGAGGGTCATTTGGTGAACGAAAAGCGGATCAGGCGGCTGATGAGGGTGATGGGGCTCATGTCGATCTACCAGAAGCCCAACACCAGCAAGGCAGCGAAGGGACACAAGACCTACCCCTATCTGCTGCGTGGTCTGCGGGTGGGGCGCCCGAACCAGGTCTGGGCGGCAGACATCACCTATCTGCCAATGCGCAAGGGGTTCCTGTATCTGGTGGCGATCATTGACTGGCACACCCGCAAGGTGCTGGCCTGGCGCATCTCGAACACGCTGGAAGCGGACTTCTGTGTCGAGGCGCTGAACGAGGCCATCCACAAGTTCGGTCCGCCCGAGATCATGAATACAGATCAGGGCAGCCAGTTCACGTCCTTCGCCTGGACGGACAGGCTGCGGCGATCCGGTGTGCGCATCTCGATGGATGGCAAAGGCCGGTTCCTCGATAACATCTTCGTCGAGCGGCTCTGGCGGAGTCTGAAATACGAGTGCGTCTACCTGCACGCTTGGGAGACTGGATCAGAGGCGAAGGCAGGCGTCGGCAGATGGATCGAGTTCTATAATCGAAAACGCCCACATTCCGCCCTTGGCGGCAAGCCTCCTGCCGTGGTCTATTGGCTGAGAAAAGACGAAACCCAACCTGGTCAGCAGCGGCAGAAAGTAGCTTAA
- a CDS encoding AAA family ATPase produces MRELLSKALAKRQPGVNILLYGPPGTGKTEFAKVLAHEVGAELRAVGETDDDGGEPSRRERLAELTMASRMLGQRSDTVLLFDEMEDVIGGHSFRFSHEILSKVHFNRILETNQIPVIWTTNSVHACDPAFLRRISYSVMMRPPSGRVRARIWQRLEERHGAGIPDTALPDMAERHDQAPALVSDAMVVARLCDGGQAVVSQVLDAAARLAKGGVDSAPRHYSEVPWQEGLARADVDLARIEGQLARSGAPRRVSFCLEGPAGTGKSAWARHLARVIGMPVIEKRASDLMSKWVGESEQNIARAFSDARADGAMLIFDEADSLLADRRGAERSWEVNQVNEMLTWMESHLLPFVCTTNFAKKLDPATQRRFTFRIRFDFLSVDQLPLAWAVHFSCSPPKELATLDRLTPGDFANVARRMQALGVADPEEILRALTLEDAAKIGTTRPIGFGR; encoded by the coding sequence ATGCGTGAACTGCTGTCCAAGGCGCTGGCAAAGCGCCAACCAGGCGTGAACATACTGCTCTACGGCCCTCCCGGCACAGGCAAGACCGAGTTCGCCAAGGTGCTCGCGCATGAGGTCGGCGCTGAACTGCGCGCGGTCGGCGAAACGGACGATGACGGAGGCGAGCCGTCGCGCCGGGAGCGTTTGGCCGAGCTCACAATGGCATCTCGCATGCTAGGGCAAAGATCGGATACCGTACTGCTGTTCGACGAGATGGAAGACGTGATTGGTGGGCACAGCTTCCGCTTTAGCCATGAGATACTGTCGAAGGTTCATTTCAATCGAATTCTCGAAACCAATCAGATCCCGGTGATCTGGACTACGAATTCGGTTCACGCCTGTGATCCTGCTTTTTTACGGCGGATCAGCTACTCGGTGATGATGCGCCCGCCATCGGGCCGGGTGCGAGCGCGTATCTGGCAACGCCTCGAAGAGCGACATGGTGCCGGCATACCGGACACCGCCCTGCCGGATATGGCGGAACGGCATGATCAGGCCCCGGCACTTGTTTCGGACGCGATGGTGGTGGCAAGGCTTTGCGATGGTGGGCAGGCTGTTGTCTCGCAGGTGCTGGATGCTGCAGCCCGTCTGGCAAAGGGCGGAGTCGACAGCGCGCCGCGGCATTATTCAGAGGTGCCTTGGCAAGAAGGTCTGGCCCGCGCCGACGTTGATCTAGCCCGGATCGAAGGGCAGCTAGCTCGGTCAGGCGCACCCCGCCGGGTCAGTTTCTGTCTTGAGGGACCGGCGGGGACCGGCAAAAGCGCATGGGCACGGCATCTGGCCCGGGTCATCGGCATGCCGGTGATCGAAAAGCGCGCCTCGGACCTCATGTCGAAATGGGTTGGCGAAAGCGAGCAGAACATCGCGCGGGCCTTTTCTGACGCACGCGCCGACGGTGCGATGCTCATCTTCGACGAGGCTGACAGTCTGCTGGCTGACCGTCGTGGCGCTGAACGCAGCTGGGAGGTGAACCAGGTTAATGAGATGCTGACCTGGATGGAAAGCCACCTGTTGCCCTTCGTCTGCACTACCAACTTCGCCAAAAAGCTCGACCCTGCAACGCAGCGCCGGTTTACCTTCCGCATCCGGTTCGATTTTCTCTCAGTCGATCAACTGCCTCTGGCTTGGGCTGTGCATTTCTCATGTTCGCCCCCGAAGGAACTGGCTACGCTTGATCGGCTTACTCCGGGAGATTTCGCGAACGTGGCCCGCAGAATGCAGGCACTGGGTGTTGCGGACCCAGAGGAAATTCTGCGCGCTCTGACCCTTGAGGATGCGGCAAAGATAGGAACAACGCGACCGATTGGCTTTGGCCGTTGA
- a CDS encoding helix-turn-helix transcriptional regulator, which translates to MRYARQEDLQRLALIMQGSAEGISLSDIEREFSVSRRTAERMRDAVRNAYPQIEEISGESGRKYWRFPPGSLGRMAEPTLDELTAGHRAAAIARREGDELTAETLERLLVKVQAMFREDRRRLIAADLEAQLLADGVAFRPGPREKISPETLSTIREAILAGVMISADHRARASAKLSRNTRLGPIAMLFGQGRQYLLAWSEYQDDLRLFALSGFERVSLEPEVYERPKGFDLQEWLSESFGVWREEPLDVVWRFLPDVADEAAGYLFHPKQQTRRMEDGSLIVRFRAGGRQEMDWYLARWGDQVEAQFLEISGNSSSDTTESDVCGQ; encoded by the coding sequence ATGCGCTACGCTCGCCAGGAAGATTTGCAACGTCTCGCTCTGATAATGCAGGGGTCAGCCGAGGGAATTTCGCTTTCTGATATAGAGCGAGAATTCAGCGTATCCCGTCGCACGGCAGAACGCATGCGTGATGCCGTACGCAACGCCTACCCTCAAATTGAGGAAATCTCCGGCGAAAGTGGTCGAAAATATTGGCGCTTTCCGCCGGGATCATTGGGCCGAATGGCTGAACCCACGCTGGATGAACTGACCGCCGGCCACCGCGCCGCCGCTATTGCGCGGCGTGAGGGCGATGAGCTAACAGCGGAAACATTGGAGCGCCTTTTGGTGAAGGTGCAGGCAATGTTCCGCGAGGATCGCCGCCGTTTGATTGCTGCTGACCTTGAAGCACAATTATTGGCTGACGGCGTTGCATTCCGGCCCGGACCACGAGAAAAAATTTCGCCCGAGACTCTATCTACAATTCGCGAAGCAATCCTTGCAGGGGTTATGATCTCTGCTGATCATCGCGCCCGTGCTTCGGCAAAGCTTTCACGCAATACCCGGCTCGGCCCAATTGCCATGTTATTTGGTCAAGGGCGCCAATACCTTTTGGCTTGGAGCGAATATCAGGACGATCTTCGACTGTTTGCGCTTTCTGGTTTTGAACGGGTTTCGTTGGAACCTGAGGTCTATGAGCGCCCCAAAGGGTTCGATCTGCAGGAATGGCTATCAGAGAGCTTTGGTGTGTGGCGGGAAGAACCGCTTGATGTCGTCTGGCGGTTTCTGCCTGACGTTGCCGATGAAGCTGCGGGATATCTGTTTCATCCCAAACAGCAGACCAGGCGGATGGAGGACGGGTCACTGATCGTCCGTTTCCGCGCGGGAGGACGGCAGGAGATGGACTGGTATCTGGCAAGATGGGGAGATCAGGTTGAGGCGCAATTCTTGGAGATTTCGGGTAACTCTTCGTCTGATACGACCGAAAGTGACGTGTGCGGGCAGTAG
- a CDS encoding ADP-ribosylglycohydrolase family protein, whose amino-acid sequence MLRNSTSHPLRIDSLPVGNGHLGLTLCPGKKGDSVFGAGWDRDLDIDLDAIKAWGAQAVVTLVEDSELELLSVTGLGDATRARGMDWHHFPIPDLDVPTPKAKARWRQLAPRLHSILEAGGRVLVHCRGGLGRAGTFAALLLVDRGHPAGEAMALVRAARSGAIETPVQERFVRDYARHDGLSLIRLHASLLGGAIGDSLGADIEFLSITEIRRRFPTGISELPRHMGLHGAITDDTQMTLFTVEGIIRAQVRGILKGICHPPSVIHHALLRWFKTQGGKPQVQTDDVGLVNDPRLRVCRAPGNTCLSSLAASAHFGDPARNNSKGCGTIMRVAPIGLMFPREQVRAMAIETSALTHGHPTGQLAAAAWAEMLADVTAGADLEESATRTAETYARLTGGEETARAIQAALRAPRDGSGETVESLGGGWIAEEALSIALYACLAGGSFEEALLIAATHGGDSDSTAAVAGNMLGLLNPAAVLQHRWAEIVEGADIISQLVRDYRELSSDSGAAEDLFEVYPGG is encoded by the coding sequence TTGCTTCGGAACAGCACATCTCACCCCCTTCGCATCGACAGCTTGCCTGTTGGCAACGGTCATCTCGGCCTGACCCTGTGTCCTGGCAAGAAAGGCGACAGTGTCTTTGGCGCGGGATGGGACCGCGATCTGGACATTGATCTCGATGCAATCAAGGCTTGGGGCGCGCAAGCCGTTGTGACCCTAGTCGAGGACTCGGAGTTAGAGCTGCTTTCTGTCACGGGTCTTGGCGATGCGACCAGGGCACGAGGTATGGACTGGCACCACTTCCCGATCCCCGATCTGGATGTACCAACGCCAAAGGCCAAGGCGCGCTGGCGCCAATTGGCGCCCCGCCTTCATAGCATTCTGGAAGCTGGCGGCCGTGTGCTGGTCCATTGCCGAGGGGGACTGGGGCGTGCGGGAACCTTTGCAGCCCTTCTGCTGGTTGATCGCGGGCATCCAGCAGGCGAGGCCATGGCCCTCGTCCGTGCCGCGCGGTCAGGAGCCATTGAAACGCCGGTACAGGAACGCTTTGTTCGCGACTACGCCCGACATGACGGGTTGTCGCTTATCCGACTGCACGCCAGCCTTCTGGGTGGGGCGATCGGCGACAGTTTGGGTGCCGATATCGAATTCCTTTCTATAACCGAAATTCGCCGTCGTTTTCCGACCGGCATTTCGGAGTTGCCAAGACACATGGGGCTGCACGGCGCTATCACAGATGACACCCAGATGACCCTGTTCACGGTCGAAGGGATCATCCGCGCGCAGGTCCGCGGCATTCTCAAGGGTATCTGCCACCCGCCGTCCGTGATCCATCACGCGCTGCTGCGTTGGTTCAAAACCCAAGGTGGCAAACCGCAGGTTCAGACTGATGATGTGGGACTGGTCAACGACCCGCGCCTGCGGGTCTGCCGCGCGCCTGGCAATACCTGCCTGTCATCCTTGGCAGCGAGCGCGCATTTTGGGGACCCTGCGCGAAACAACAGCAAAGGATGCGGCACCATTATGCGTGTGGCCCCGATCGGCTTGATGTTCCCCCGCGAACAGGTCCGTGCGATGGCTATCGAGACATCTGCTCTGACGCATGGCCACCCAACCGGCCAGCTTGCAGCTGCAGCCTGGGCGGAAATGCTTGCCGATGTCACGGCAGGTGCCGACCTTGAGGAGAGTGCGACCCGGACTGCAGAAACCTATGCGCGACTGACCGGGGGCGAAGAGACTGCGCGGGCAATCCAGGCTGCTCTCCGCGCGCCGCGGGACGGTTCGGGAGAAACCGTTGAATCTCTCGGTGGCGGCTGGATCGCCGAGGAAGCGCTGTCCATCGCGCTTTATGCCTGCCTTGCTGGAGGCTCTTTCGAAGAGGCTCTACTGATTGCGGCTACCCATGGTGGAGACAGCGATTCAACAGCGGCGGTTGCCGGGAATATGCTGGGTCTACTCAATCCTGCAGCTGTGCTTCAACACCGTTGGGCCGAAATCGTTGAAGGGGCAGACATCATCTCGCAGCTGGTACGGGATTACAGGGAGCTTTCATCTGACAGTGGTGCGGCAGAGGATCTCTTCGAGGTTTATCCGGGCGGTTAG
- a CDS encoding PD-(D/E)XK nuclease family protein, with protein sequence MFYPFLVADPRSGLHYRLTDTSLAELSLAPKAQEWAPGRVIAEEPHPVWQESLANAPVETMSAVSAALEGLVLATADLRVPSGGAMGDSRAGRHLDALIALWRKLGDALPEGLAAVRHVLDLPHGRFLDPLPVVEGSLDPHAPAAMKALYGRLKDEFGAVAAPAKARAAREGSRLHALQGGVAETAIEAGPKDGSLAFYGLRDVAACADFAAARAGALIESGIAAREIAVLASGDQRQIARAFAEQGVPISGLPVSLPERDIVGETALQLALAKRTPTPAMVLASLALSPLMPWSAQTGRDLAESIMNGDFRGDVLSPTQAHKDLWTDMRASAGSLAQLRFLIDRICERIAQGNEVRARLSIPPGEGSPDWEAILRGIQIASPSSPDPERNLEGVSLWSAHETPWRQCRHLIVTDFTDGRYPTRPRANPLFLDSEITAIRTTTGLQLRGRAEGLAESLFLFDQQLQAVAESVTFLVPWRDLSGVRQQPSAGLSLVARAISDVEEAHDLILDLSRLPPGDWPVAHHRLPPLPESDELPEALSFPGLDLLALRRKDDGTSKPQSPSRLETLLVSPLAWLLDEVGAGDMSWSAEELDVMAKGNIAHDVFEHVFLKDQPLPEPAALTAAVAEAYDRALTRHAGFLRSASWEMERSGLEREILQAALRWREHLLALGAKIIGNEIWLAGEAHGINLHGKADAILELPDGTLLVVDHKKSGTSARRRRMEAGWDLQAGLYRDMLGRPIRRDGDGMDPLIGRQVGIAYHLMNDGGLLTSGHVPAEGSPARDMGDAVNDAAVAMLAERLAQLGAGRVVLNTSADEGFFKKEAGFTPYALTDGSTLVTAFIRQIEEV encoded by the coding sequence ATGTTCTACCCTTTTCTCGTCGCCGATCCCCGCTCCGGCCTACATTATCGTCTGACCGATACCAGTCTTGCAGAGCTATCACTTGCCCCCAAAGCCCAAGAATGGGCGCCGGGGCGAGTGATAGCGGAAGAGCCTCACCCGGTGTGGCAAGAGAGCTTGGCCAATGCACCGGTCGAGACAATGTCGGCCGTCAGCGCGGCGTTGGAAGGTCTGGTGCTGGCCACTGCCGATCTGCGCGTTCCATCAGGGGGCGCGATGGGCGACAGCCGTGCAGGACGACATCTGGATGCTCTGATCGCACTTTGGCGTAAGCTGGGTGACGCATTGCCCGAGGGGCTGGCCGCGGTCCGCCATGTTCTGGACCTGCCGCATGGGCGGTTTCTTGACCCATTGCCGGTTGTTGAAGGGTCCCTTGACCCGCATGCACCAGCCGCGATGAAGGCACTTTATGGAAGACTTAAGGATGAATTCGGGGCTGTGGCTGCGCCCGCCAAGGCGCGCGCGGCGCGTGAAGGATCGCGGCTGCACGCTTTGCAGGGTGGGGTAGCCGAGACAGCAATCGAGGCCGGGCCAAAGGATGGCAGTCTCGCCTTTTATGGTCTGCGCGATGTGGCTGCCTGCGCTGATTTTGCCGCCGCCCGCGCGGGTGCCCTGATCGAAAGCGGTATCGCGGCGCGGGAGATTGCTGTGCTAGCCTCTGGTGACCAACGCCAGATCGCGCGTGCATTTGCCGAGCAGGGCGTGCCGATTTCCGGACTTCCCGTCAGCCTGCCAGAGCGCGACATCGTTGGTGAAACAGCACTTCAACTGGCGTTAGCCAAGCGCACACCCACACCTGCGATGGTCCTTGCAAGTCTCGCATTGTCACCGCTGATGCCATGGTCAGCCCAAACCGGGCGCGACCTTGCCGAAAGCATTATGAATGGTGACTTTCGCGGCGATGTCCTTTCGCCCACCCAAGCGCACAAAGACCTCTGGACGGACATGCGCGCCTCAGCCGGCAGCCTTGCGCAACTGCGTTTCCTGATCGACCGTATCTGTGAGCGCATTGCGCAAGGGAACGAGGTTCGAGCCCGTCTGTCGATCCCGCCCGGCGAGGGTAGCCCAGACTGGGAAGCTATCCTGCGCGGTATCCAGATTGCATCCCCGTCAAGTCCCGATCCAGAGCGCAACCTTGAAGGTGTAAGCCTCTGGTCTGCGCACGAAACTCCGTGGCGGCAATGCCGACATCTGATCGTCACGGATTTCACCGACGGTCGGTATCCGACCCGGCCTCGCGCCAACCCGTTGTTTCTGGACAGCGAAATCACTGCAATTCGAACCACCACCGGTTTGCAGCTTCGCGGGAGGGCAGAGGGTTTGGCCGAAAGCCTCTTCCTCTTTGACCAGCAGCTTCAGGCGGTTGCGGAGTCTGTGACATTTCTGGTCCCGTGGCGCGATCTGTCGGGCGTGCGGCAGCAACCTTCAGCTGGGCTATCACTGGTCGCACGCGCAATATCGGATGTAGAAGAAGCTCATGATCTGATCCTCGACCTGTCGCGCCTGCCGCCTGGCGACTGGCCTGTGGCACATCACCGTCTGCCACCGTTGCCGGAATCGGACGAACTCCCCGAGGCGCTCTCGTTCCCAGGCCTCGACCTGTTGGCGCTCCGTCGCAAAGATGACGGAACAAGCAAACCTCAGTCACCCTCACGGCTGGAAACACTTCTGGTCAGCCCGCTGGCATGGCTTCTGGACGAAGTTGGCGCGGGCGACATGTCTTGGTCCGCTGAGGAACTCGATGTGATGGCCAAAGGCAACATTGCCCATGACGTGTTTGAACATGTGTTCCTGAAGGACCAACCCCTGCCAGAACCTGCGGCACTGACCGCTGCAGTTGCCGAGGCCTATGATCGAGCGCTGACCCGCCATGCTGGGTTTCTGCGTAGCGCATCATGGGAAATGGAGCGCAGCGGGCTCGAGCGTGAGATCCTTCAGGCGGCGCTGCGCTGGCGCGAACATCTGCTGGCGCTTGGCGCAAAAATCATCGGCAACGAGATCTGGCTGGCGGGTGAGGCGCATGGCATCAACCTGCACGGTAAGGCTGATGCGATCCTTGAGTTGCCGGACGGTACGCTGCTTGTCGTCGATCACAAGAAAAGCGGCACATCGGCCCGGCGCAGGCGAATGGAGGCCGGGTGGGATCTGCAAGCAGGGCTATACCGAGACATGCTCGGCCGTCCTATCCGGCGCGACGGCGACGGGATGGACCCGCTGATTGGCCGACAGGTCGGTATTGCCTATCACCTTATGAATGATGGTGGGCTCTTAACCTCCGGGCATGTGCCTGCAGAAGGATCTCCCGCCCGCGACATGGGCGACGCCGTCAACGATGCGGCTGTTGCAATGCTTGCTGAACGGCTGGCGCAGCTAGGGGCCGGCCGGGTGGTGCTGAATACCTCAGCCGATGAGGGCTTTTTCAAGAAAGAAGCAGGATTCACGCCCTATGCGCTGACCGATGGTTCGACCCTGGTTACCGCGTTCATCCGCCAGATCGAGGAGGTATGA